One segment of Pandoraea pnomenusa DNA contains the following:
- a CDS encoding cold-shock protein, with the protein METGIVKWFNDAKGFGFITPDAGGEDLFAHFSEVKVDGFKSLQENQRVSFEVKVGPKGKQAANIKPL; encoded by the coding sequence ATGGAAACCGGTATTGTTAAGTGGTTCAACGACGCAAAGGGCTTCGGCTTCATCACCCCGGACGCCGGCGGTGAGGACCTGTTCGCTCACTTCTCGGAAGTGAAGGTTGACGGCTTCAAGTCGCTGCAAGAGAACCAACGCGTGTCGTTCGAGGTCAAGGTTGGCCCGAAGGGCAAGCAAGCCGCGAACATCAAGCCGCTGTAA
- a CDS encoding peptidoglycan DD-metalloendopeptidase family protein produces MEPNRLTRSDRSQSAVPTTSQSRWLARCRTHTLSLTVCLALAACAGSPTYGPVPAGSYRVQSGDTLYGIARANNTSTANLVRWNGLTDPDKIEVGQVLRVVPPAGANAAAGAPATAAASSGSTSPSTARPRPQTKPAARPAPAPAAPRVATNKIPMIWPADGPVLANFNGSSNKGVDIGGRPGDKIYAAAAGKVVYAGNGLRGYGNLVMIQHENGYLTAYAHNRAILVKESQSVSKGQTIAEMGDTDSHGTVKLHFEVRQKGTPFNPRDFLPSR; encoded by the coding sequence ATGGAGCCTAACCGCCTCACGCGATCCGATCGATCGCAATCTGCAGTCCCGACGACAAGCCAATCCCGCTGGCTCGCCCGTTGCCGCACGCACACGCTCAGTCTGACCGTCTGTCTGGCGCTCGCCGCCTGTGCCGGTTCACCGACCTATGGCCCGGTACCCGCGGGCAGCTATCGCGTCCAGTCGGGCGACACGCTTTACGGCATTGCCCGCGCGAACAACACGAGCACGGCCAATCTGGTGCGCTGGAACGGGTTGACCGATCCGGACAAGATCGAGGTCGGTCAGGTGCTGCGCGTCGTGCCGCCCGCGGGCGCGAACGCCGCGGCCGGTGCGCCTGCCACGGCCGCGGCGTCGAGCGGCAGTACGTCGCCCTCGACCGCCCGGCCGCGCCCGCAGACCAAGCCAGCGGCTCGCCCGGCGCCCGCGCCGGCCGCGCCACGCGTCGCCACGAACAAGATCCCGATGATCTGGCCCGCCGACGGTCCGGTGCTCGCCAACTTCAACGGCAGCAGTAACAAGGGCGTGGACATCGGCGGGCGGCCGGGCGACAAGATCTACGCCGCCGCCGCGGGCAAGGTGGTCTACGCCGGCAACGGCTTACGCGGATACGGCAACCTGGTGATGATCCAGCATGAGAACGGCTATCTGACCGCCTATGCCCACAACCGGGCGATTCTGGTCAAGGAAAGCCAGTCGGTGAGCAAGGGCCAGACGATTGCGGAGATGGGCGACACCGACTCGCACGGCACGGTGAAGCTGCATTTCGAGGTGCGCCAGAAGGGCACGCCGTTCAACCCGAGAGACTTCCTGCCATCGCGTTGA
- a CDS encoding LysE family translocator, whose protein sequence is MSLQTWWLYVVTVFFVSATPGPNMLLVMTHGARHGLRPSLGTMAGCMTALIAMMSISAAGLGAVLKAWPMLFDTLRYIGAAYLVYLGYKSWRSPVDTNEAAARLRAPLATESSFGKLFKAGFLVAGSNPKAILFAAAFLPQFIDPTAAKLPQFSILLGTFAVIEVSWYLVYATGGLRIAPYLREARVLKAFNRISGGVFMGFGALMAAVHR, encoded by the coding sequence ATGAGCCTGCAAACCTGGTGGCTGTATGTCGTCACCGTTTTTTTCGTCTCCGCGACGCCGGGTCCGAACATGCTGCTCGTCATGACGCACGGTGCGCGCCATGGGCTGCGGCCGTCGCTTGGCACGATGGCAGGTTGCATGACCGCACTCATCGCGATGATGTCGATTTCGGCCGCCGGTCTCGGTGCCGTGCTCAAGGCATGGCCGATGCTGTTCGACACGCTGCGCTACATTGGCGCCGCCTATCTCGTCTATCTCGGCTACAAGAGCTGGCGCTCGCCGGTCGACACGAATGAGGCCGCCGCCCGGCTCCGGGCGCCGCTGGCCACCGAGTCGAGTTTCGGCAAGCTCTTCAAGGCGGGTTTCCTCGTTGCCGGCAGCAACCCGAAGGCCATTCTCTTCGCCGCCGCGTTCCTGCCGCAGTTCATCGATCCGACGGCCGCCAAGCTGCCACAGTTCTCGATTCTGCTCGGCACGTTCGCCGTGATCGAGGTGAGTTGGTACCTGGTGTACGCGACCGGCGGCCTTCGCATCGCACCCTACCTGCGCGAGGCGCGCGTGCTCAAGGCGTTCAACCGCATCAGCGGCGGGGTGTTCATGGGGTTTGGCGCCTTGATGGCAGCGGTTCACCGCTGA